The genomic region TGAGCCATGTGGGCCATTCCAACACTGCGCCCGTCCATTGACGGTACTGTACCGCTGTGCTTAACTGGCGCCGTCTCGTGACTTTCAGCACCACCGCGTGCGCGGCCTGCTGCGCCGCCTCGAAGGCCGATCGCTCATGGACGATTGCAGAGGCCCGCATGGACGATCGGGAACGACACGCCGGCCGATAAGGCCAAGAACCGCCGCGTCGAGTTCATCAAACGGTCGCCTGGAGCTCGGCGATCGGCCGGTTGTCGATGGCAATCCTCGGCGCGACCGCGACGTTCGGTGGCTTCCCTTGAGGCGAACACGAACACCTCCGCCTTCTCACAGCGGACTTCTCGAAGACTCCGTACGAGGGCGGGGTCGAAGACGCTCCCGAGCGCAAGAAACGCAACGAAGAGCTCTTTGCCCTCATTGCCAGGACCAGCACCGAGCAGGCCGCGAAGACGCGGGCCCAGATGGAGAAGCTCGAACAGGCTCAAGCAGAGAAGCTCAAGAGATCAGACGCCTTCGATCGGGAGAAGCAGGCGAAAGACCTGGCCGGGTATAAGGCCGTTGGCGACGGATACCGTGCGCAGCTTTCGGCGATGAGGCCTCAGGAACGTGCCTCTCAAGCTTTTCTGGTGGGCGACGACCTCGTGCCGCAGGGCACCCCGGACGCTTATACGTACGGGCGTAAGAACCCTGCGTTCTATCGAGCCAGAGGTTCTCCGGTCGGAGCACGCGCCATCCTCGTGTCGATGCCGGGCGGCTACAGGAGCTGCGGCCCCAGCAGGAACAGCTCTATAAGCAGTTCGACTTGGCCGCGCTCAAGAAGATGGTGAACCCTTGATCAAGTACGTGGTTCGCTGGACAAGCACCGCGCTCGTGGCGGTCTGTCTTGCACCGTCGCTGCTTGCAGACGATCAACAGAGCCCGCAGCAGCCGCCGCCACCCGTCGTCACCACTGGGGGCAGCGGAGGGGGAGGTAGTAGTGCCGGAGGTGGCGCGGGAGGGGGAACAGGCGGCCCAGCCGGCGGCGGTGGAGGCGGGGGCGGCGGAGCCCTCTACGATGGTTATGCCGATATCGACTGGAACGGCCCGGACGTCGTGCCGAACTCGCCCCTGATCTTCGATCCGTTCCCGGTCGACATTCTGCTCGATGAGTTTCGGGCCGCCACCGCGCATCTTCCCGGCAGCGTCAGGCGCCAGGACCTCACGTACCAGCAGGCCTTGTTCAACATCAATGGGCTGATCCCAGGCCCTGGTCTCGAGATGATCGAGCAACTCAAGGCTGAATCGATGTCGGTCATCGGGTCGAACCACCTGGAGAACTATAGCGTGGCGGCAGGGATGCCGGGACGCGTCGACACGATGCTCGCGATCACGCTCGCCCGTCACCAGGCGTCTCCGCAGGACCCGACGATCCTCTTCAATCTGGCCAGCCTTCTGACGCAGCGAGGTCTCGTCAACGAAGCGGTTGCCATGCTGGATCGGCTGGGCGCCAGTAAGAGCACGCCGGAAGCAGCGTTTGGCTACTCGCCACCCGCTATGCTGGACTACATGCGCGGCTATACGGCGCTTTTGCGCGGTGAGCTGCAGGTGGCGCAGTCGTTGCTCCAGCGATCGTTCAATGCCGACCGTTCGATCGCCGACGCGAGCTACGCGCTCGCCGTGGCCCAGGAGGCGCTGGGCGGGGACCCTCGCAAGGCGTTCATCGAAGGCTTTCTGATGGCGTATGGCGGCCGCCCCTTCATGTATTGCGGCGCCGAGGAATACGAGAAAGATCCGCTGACAACGGAGGAAGACCAGAACGTGGCCCCCCCCACAGACGAGATCTTCGACCTGTCGAAGGGGACCGATGGCGTGCTGCCGCAGCTGCCGCATCCGGCGAACAACGACCAGCTTGCGGTGATGGTGCTGGAGGTCGAAAGGAATCGAAAGAAGATCGACGACGAATTCCAGGCTCACGTCAAGCGGGCAGATGCTCTTCACAAGAAGCTGCTCGCCCGGCTGACCGGTCCGAACCCGAAGCCGACGGATCTGACCGACGAAGAGCTCATGGATCGCATCGATGAAGCCAATGTCTGCCTGAAGCCGCTGCACCGCATGAAGGCACAGGTGGACACCGTGACAGAGGAACTGACCCAAACCATTCAGCGGAGCGCCGAACTGGCGGCACCGCGCATTCTGGAGAGTGCCGCAATTCGTCTAATCCCGGCATCGCGAGCGGCATCTCGCCAGATCGCGAACGACGGCATCATGTTCCGGCGAGGGGCGATTCAGAGATGGGAAACGGCCGTGCGCATCCGATTCAAGTCCTGGCACAAGTACTCGACGGGAATCGCCGCGCTCATGACAGATCCCGAATGGCAGGAGTATGCCAAGGAAACCATCGACGGCCGCGCCAAAGCCGAGTGGATGGGCCTCTACGTCGGACTCGTGCACAATTACGGATCCTACCTGCCCGTTGTCACTGAAGATGCAGCGGATTCCGGTCAGTTACTTCCCGATCCGAACGCTTCGCAGATGGCGCTCTGCAATCCAACGACTCAAAAGGGCTCGATCGAAGTGGATCTCGTGAAGGTGCCCATTCGATCTCTTCCAATCACGCGGCCGGAGATCGGCATCAGCGTGGAAGCGAATTGCGACAAGATCGCCGTCGAAATGGACGGCACCGTTGGCGTCGGGCTTGACGGCGTCGCCCGCATTGCCGCTGGCGGATTCGCCGAAGCGTCGCAGAACCGCGGTGGCGACATCACGATCTTCAGTGGGCCAAAGCTCACCGGTAACGTGGGGGCGACGACTGGCACCGTGAAAGACGGCGTGTATGTCACCTTCGACAGCGAAGGCATCAAGGAAGTCGGCACCAAGGTGGAATCGGCCCAGCGCGTCGGCACCGCCAAACTGCAGACGTTCGACAAAGGATTCGTCGTCTGGGCGGCCCCGCCGAGGCCTCCGCGAATTGATCCCAAGTATGGCCTGGCGATCTGGGGCGAGGTGAAGTAGCTCTGCTTGCGCCTGAAGACGGCGGCGCCGGCCCTGATCAACGGGTTCGTGCGCCGGTCGATTCAGGGCCAGACCGACACCGAACGGCAATCGTGGTTGAACGCGTCGCCGCTGAGCATCGCCCAGAATCTCCTCACCTTCTGCCGGTTGAACAAGGGCCGCGTGCACTTCGTCGTCGTGTTCAACCTGACGCGCTTCGCGCGTGACAAGTACGACCACTTTGCGCTGCGCTCACACTTGCAGCCGCTTGGCATCTCGCTGCGCTCGGCGACCGAGCCGATCGACGACACCTCCACCGGCAAGTTGATGGAAGGTGTCCTCGCCGCGTTCGCGCAGTTCGACAACGACGTGCGTTCGGACCGCACGCGCGCCGGTATGAAGGCCGCGCTCGAACTCGGCCGATGGGTGTTCCTGGCACCGATTGGCTACACGAACGCGCCGCGCTCGGCCGGCCGGAGCTTGCTGCCAAGACGCGGAGCGCGCGCCGATCATCCGCAAGGCGTTCGAGGACTACTCTACGGGGCGCTTCAACAAGCAGCGAATGCTCGAACGCGTAACGGCCGACGGCCTACTGAATCGACGGAACCAGCGGCTCAGCTCGCAGGCCATCGGCATGCTGCTGCGCAATCAGCTCTACGCCGGCATCATCGACGCGCCCGAGTACGGCGTGCGCCGCAAGCGTGGCGACTTCGAGCCGATCATCACCGAAGACCTGTTCCAGCGCGCCCAGGCGGTGCTGTCGGGTCGCATCCCGAGCAGCGCGCCGCGGCTCCAGGCACATCCAGACTTTCCACTCCGCAACTTCGTCCGCTGCGCGTCCTGCAATCGCGGGCTTACCGGAAGCTGGTCGAAGGGGCGCAGCGCCTACTACGCCTACTACCACTGTCGGCCCGGCTGCCGCGGCGTGAACGTGACGAAGGCGAGGCTGGAGACCGCGTTCACCGAAGAACTCGCACGGCTCCGGCCGACCGCCGTCTACATGCGCGCGCTCAAGGAGGAAGTCCTGCAGCTCTGGAAGGCGCGCAAGGAAGCCATCGCGACCGAACTGGCCGACGCCGAGCGCCGCGCTCAGGCCATTCAGAAGAAGCTCGACCGGCTGGACGAGGCGTTCGAACGAACGACATCGACGTCTACGACCGTCACGCCGAGTCGCCGCGCGAGGAGCTCACGCTGCTGCGCATGGACCGTCATGCCTCCGAGGTCGAGGATCTCGACGTGGAGGGCGTCCTGGCCTTCGCGCAGCGCATCCTGCCGCGCGCGGCCGACCCCTGGGTGCAGTCGTCACTCGACCAGCGACAGCGGTTCCAACGGTTGTTTCTTCCCGAGGGAATCGCGTTCGACGGTTCGGCACTCGTTTGAATCGCCACAACCGTCACGGCTTTCAGCTACTTGCGGGGAGTTGGGACGGGAAATGAAAATTTGGTGGACCAGACCGGGATCGAACCGGTGACCTCATGAATGCCATTCATGCGCGCTCCCAGCTGCGCCACTGGCCCACGGAGACTTCGAACTCCCGATTATAGCGGCCGGCCGCTCGACATGCAAAACGAACGCAGGCGGCTTGCGGCGCCAAAAGGCCCTCGCCTTGACTTGCCGTACGCTCCATGCCTAGACTGGGCCCGGAACTATTCACTCAGACAATGGAGGCCGCGCCTCCACTGGCAAAGGAACAATCATGCCCAGCGGCACGATTGCACGTCTGTTGATCGATAAGGGTTTTGGCTTCATCCGGGACGAAAGCGGCGTCGAGCACTTCTTCCACCGGTCTGCGGTCCGCGGCGCGGTGTTCGAGCTGCTTCGGGAAGGCCAGCGCGTCGAGTTCGCCAACGAGGATTCCCCCAAGGGCCCTCGCGCGGCCGACGTCCGGCTGCTCGACAGCTGACGGCGGCTCGACCGCACAGCCGGCGCTCACCCGAGGCCGGCCAGCCAGGCACCCGCCGGGTCGCACTCCTCCAGACTGCCCAGCACGACATCGGCGCCTGCCTGCCCGAGATCGTCCCGCGTGTAAGTCCCCGTCGCCACGCCGACCGCTACGGCCCCATGCGCGCGGGCACAGTCCACGTCCAGCGGCGTATCGCCAATCACCACGACGCGTGAGATCGGCACGTCGATGCCGGCCCGCCGGGCGCGCTCGAGCGCAACCGGCACGAGGTCCCGCCGGTCGAGGTGCCGATCGCCAAACGCGCCGAAGGCGAACCGATCCCAGAGATCGAAGTGCCTGAGCTTGATGGCGGCCCCGGCCTCGAAGTTCCCGGTGAGCAGGCCGACGCCCACGTCGCGGCGGGCCGTCATCGCATCCAAGAGGCCGCGCACACCGGGCAGGACGCCGAAGCCGGCGCCCTCGGCGCGGTGGAGCTCGGCGGGCAGGCGCGCGAAGTAGGCGGCCGACAGCGCCCGCACGCGCGGATCGCTCGGCTCGACGCCGATCCGCGTGAACGCGTCGATCACGATCGACTGGTCCGTCCGGCCGGCGACCCGAATGCCGTGCAGCGCATCCGGCCGGCCATGCAGCGCGCCGAAGGCGTCCGCCATGGCACGGACGCCGGCGCCGAGCGTCTGGACGAGCGTGCCGTCGATGTCGAACAGCACCAGCCAGGACGTCACGACGACCGTCGCTTTCCCAGGAACCGGCGCCACCAGCCGTCGCGCCGCAGCTCGCCGCTGTCAGGCGCGACGGTGGCCGCCTCCGCCCCCGTTCCGAGAACGAACGCCTCGTCGTCGCTCAGCGCGAGCCATCCGATCGATCGCGCGCGCGCCGCGGACGCGACAATGGCGCCAAACGTCTCGCGCTCGCCCGGGTCGTCGAGCGCAACCGTGGGATGCTCGAGCAACAGGAGCGCCGGCTGCACGGCGAGCGCGCGGGCGAGGTGCACGCGAACGAGCTCGGTAGCCGACAGCGTCCCCGCCGGGGCGCTCAGCCGCGCCCGGGGCAGCTCGACCTCGTCGGCGAGCCGCTCCACTGCGGCGCGCACCTCGTCGGCCATCGGATCGATAGCGAGCGTCATCGGCAGCGCCA from Acidobacteriota bacterium harbors:
- a CDS encoding recombinase family protein; translation: MRLKTAAPALINGFVRRSIQGQTDTERQSWLNASPLSIAQNLLTFCRLNKGRVHFVVVFNLTRFARDKYDHFALRSHLQPLGISLRSATEPIDDTSTGKLMEGVLAAFAQFDNDVRSDRTRAGMKAALELGRWVFLAPIGYTNAPRSAGRSLLPRRGARADHPQGVRGLLYGALQQAANARTRNGRRPTESTEPAAQLAGHRHAAAQSALRRHHRRARVRRAPQAWRLRADHHRRPVPARPGGAVGSHPEQRAAAPGTSRLSTPQLRPLRVLQSRAYRKLVEGAQRLLRLLPLSARLPRRERDEGEAGDRVHRRTRTAPADRRLHARAQGGSPAALEGAQGSHRDRTGRRRAPRSGHSEEARPAGRGVRTNDIDVYDRHAESPREELTLLRMDRHASEVEDLDVEGVLAFAQRILPRAADPWVQSSLDQRQRFQRLFLPEGIAFDGSALV
- a CDS encoding cold shock domain-containing protein, yielding MPSGTIARLLIDKGFGFIRDESGVEHFFHRSAVRGAVFELLREGQRVEFANEDSPKGPRAADVRLLDS
- a CDS encoding haloacid dehalogenase-like hydrolase, which gives rise to MTSWLVLFDIDGTLVQTLGAGVRAMADAFGALHGRPDALHGIRVAGRTDQSIVIDAFTRIGVEPSDPRVRALSAAYFARLPAELHRAEGAGFGVLPGVRGLLDAMTARRDVGVGLLTGNFEAGAAIKLRHFDLWDRFAFGAFGDRHLDRRDLVPVALERARRAGIDVPISRVVVIGDTPLDVDCARAHGAVAVGVATGTYTRDDLGQAGADVVLGSLEECDPAGAWLAGLG
- a CDS encoding ATP-binding cassette domain-containing protein, with the protein product MPNGTGAPALVEIDRVAKFYGAPAPLRLRRLHVREGETLVLRGLDAAAAEIFVNLVTGASVPDEGHVRIAGRDTREIATDTEWLASLDRFGLVTLRAVLIGALPIAQNLALPMTLAIDPMADEVRAAVERLADEVELPRARLSAPAGTLSATELVRVHLARALAVQPALLLLEHPTVALDDPGERETFGAIVASAARARSIGWLALSDDEAFVLGTGAEAATVAPDSGELRRDGWWRRFLGKRRSS